A single region of the Brassica rapa cultivar Chiifu-401-42 chromosome A03, CAAS_Brap_v3.01, whole genome shotgun sequence genome encodes:
- the LOC103859229 gene encoding peroxisomal membrane protein 13, with the protein MATSGGSPPKPWEQEGNNNNASGPKPFRPPSNTSTADSVEASGTANPGELVSSANRTNTAATMNGLTRPVPSRPWEQQQTYGSTYGGGYGSNLGMNSGYGSGTYGSGLGGYGSSYGGGMYGGSSMYNRGGYGGGGMYGSSGMYGGGGMYNSSFGGGYGMGMGTGMGMGMGMSPYGGQDPNDPFNQPPSPPGFWISFLRVMQGAVNFFGRVAMLIDQNTQAFHMFMSALLQLFDRGGMLYGELARFVLRMLGVRTKPRKMQQPPQGPNGLPLPHQPHGNQNFIEGPKGGAAPGGGGGGWDNVWGN; encoded by the exons ATGGCTACATCAG GTGGAAGTCCTCCTAAGCCTTGGGAACAAGAAGGGAACAACAACAACGCATCTGGGCCTAAGCCCTTCAGGCCTCCTTCGAACACCAGCACTGCTGATTCCGTCGAGGCCTCTGGCACAGCGAATCCCGGCGAGCTGGTTTCGTCTGCTAACAGGACTAACACCGCCGCTACAATGAATGGATTGACTAGGCCTGTGCCAAGTAGGCCTTGGGAGCAGCAGCAAACTTATGGAAGCACTTACGGTGGTGGTTATGGTTCAAACCTAGGTATGAACTCCGGGTATGGATCGGGTACATACGGTTCAGGGTTAGGTGGGTATGGTTCGTCGTATGGGGGTGGGATGTATGGTGGTAGTAGCATGTATAATAGAGGAGGgtatggtggtggtgggatGTATGGGAGTTCAGGGAtgtatggtggtggtgggatGTATAACAGCAGTTTTGGTGGTGGTTATGGTATGGGTATGGGGACTGGTATGGGGATGGGTATGGGTATGAGTCCTTATGGTGGTCAAGATCCTAATGATCCTTTTAATCAGCCTCCATCTCCTCCAGGCTTCTGGATATCGTTTCTCCGCGTG ATGCAAGGTGCTGTGAATTTCTTTGGCCGTGTAGCGATGCTGATAGACCAAAACACACAGGCTTTTCATATGTTCATGTCTGCTCTTCTTCAG CTATTTGATCGTGGTGGTATGTTATATGGAGAGTTAGCAAGATTTGTATTGCGTATGCTTGGGGTGAGAACAAAGCCTAGAAAGATGCAGCAGCCGCCACAAGGGCCTAATGGACTCCCTTTACCTCACCAGCCACATGGAAACCAGAACTTCATTGAGGGTCCTAAAGGTGGGGCTGCAccaggtggtggtggtggaggttgGGACAATGTATGGGGTAACTAA
- the LOC103859231 gene encoding uncharacterized protein LOC103859231: MAASANPPGNNQEGSSAAQKVTSSSPAANGAAVKSVDNGGNTTVDNSETIRALRHNPGISVDWTHEEQSLLEDLLAKYASEPTIVRYAKIAMKMKDKTVRDVALRCRWMTKKENGKRRKEDHSSRKSKDKKEKTTDSSAKSSSHMNVHPNGPSYPPPMMPIDTDDGISFKAIGGVSGDLLEQNAQMFNQVSTNFSAFQIHENVNILCKARDNILSILNDLNDMPEVMKQMPPLPVKVNEELANSILPRPPHQKKS; this comes from the exons ATGGCGGCGAGCGCGAATCCGCCGGGGAACAATCAGGAAGGTTCGTCGGCGGCGCAGAAGGTGACGTCTTCATCTCCGGCGGCGAATGGAGCTGCTGTAAAATCGGTGGATAATGGTGGTAATACGACGGTGGATAATTCAGAGACGATACGCGCTTTGAGGCATAATCCAGGAATCTCTGTTGATTGGACTCATGAGGAGCAATCGTTGCTGGAAGATTTGCTCGCAAA GTACGCGTCAGAGCCTACGATTGTTCGTTATGCCAAGATTGCTATGAAGATGAAGGATAAAACTGTCAGAGATGTTGCTTTGCGTTGTAGATGGATGACT AAAAAGGAAAATGGAAAGCGTAGGAAAGAAGATCATTCGTCAAGGAAGAGCAAAGATAAGAAA GAAAAGACTACAGACTCTTCAGCCAAATCCTCATCTCATATGAATGTGCATCCGAATGGTCCTTCATATCCTCCTCCTATGATGCCTATAGATACTGATGATGGCATTTCATTTAAAG CTATTGGTGGTGTGAGTGGAGATCTTCTCGAACAAAATGCTCAGATGTTCAACCAAGTTTCCACAAACTTCTCAGCTTTCCAG ATACATGAGAACGTCAATATCTTGTGCAAAGCTAGGGACAACATCCTCTCAATCTTGAACGA CTTGAATGACATGCCAGAGGTTATGAAGCAGATGCCACCACTTCCTGTGAAGGTGAACGAAGAGCTGGCTAATTCAATCCTCCCTCGCCCGCCTCATCAAAAGAAGTCATGA
- the LOC103859230 gene encoding cytochrome b561 and DOMON domain-containing protein At3g07570, translated as MKLCSVSFISSLIALQLLPLFTIVNGQQATDSCNSTLPLKDLAFDSRHHQCVEVWRVQNYILRYARTVENTWSFILSAPDSSAYIGIGFSTTGQMVGSSAVVGWITSDSRSGSAKQYLLGGKSPGEVIPDQGDLKIINGSLKIESVSSRLYLSFQLRAELPRERLLYARGPAEFFPSSPDFRLREHQFMTTTTINYNTGPATFGPSMSPGPGSSPPSPSSAYGLSPSLLFLFMGLVALKFY; from the exons atgaagctTTGTTCTGTTTCTTTCATCTCCAGCTTAATAGCTCTTCAGCTTCTACCTCTGTTCACCATAGTTAATGGTCAGCAAGCTACGGATTCGTGCAATTCAACTCTACCTCTCAAGGACCTCGCCTTCGACTCGCGCCACCATCAATGCGTGGAAGTTTGGAGAGTCCAGAATTACATCCTCCGA TATGCTAGAACGGTGGAAAACACATGGAGTTTCATCTTATCGGCGCCTGATTCCAGTGCCTACATCGGGATCGGATTCTCGACCACCGGTCAGATGGTCGGAAGCAGCGCAGTGGTCGGGTGGATTACTTCCGACAGCAGGAGCGGAAGCGCGAAACAGTACTTACTCGGAGGGAAATCACCTGGTGAAGTGATACCTGACCAAGGAGATCTCAAGATCATCAACGGCTCGTTAAAGATTGAGTCAGTGTCGTCGCGTCTTTACCTGAGTTTCCAGTTGAGGGCGGAGCTGCCGCGGGAGAGGCTTCTTTACGCTAGGGGACCTGCCGAATTCTTCCCATCTTCGCCGGACTTTAGGTTGAGAGAACACCAGTTCATGACCACCACGACCATTAATTATAATACAG GACCTGCTACATTTGGACCATCCATGTCTCCAGGTCCAGGGTCGTCCCCGCCTTCTCCTTCATCTGCCTACGGCCTCTCACCGTCTCTTCTCTTCTTGTTCATGGGCCTCGTAGCTCTGAAATTTTACTAA
- the LOC103859234 gene encoding small nuclear ribonucleoprotein SmD1a, whose product MKLVRFLMKLNNETVSIELKNGTVVHGTITGVDVSINTHLKTVKMSLKGKNPVTMDHLSLRGNNIRYFILPDSLNLETLLVEDTPRLKPKKPVAGKPVGRGRGRGGARGGRGR is encoded by the exons ATGAAGCTCGTCAG GTTTTTGATGAAATTGAACAACGAAACTGTGTCGATCGAGCTCAAGAACGGGACCGTGGTCCATGGAACCATCACTG GTGTTGATGTGAGCATCAACACTCACTTGAAGACGGTTAAAATGAGCCTTAAAGGGAAGAACCCAGTGACAATGGATCATCTGAGCTTGAGGGGTAACAACATACGCTACTTCATTCTTCCTGATAGCTTGAATCTGGAGACTTTACTTGTTGAAGACACTCCTCGTCTTAAACCTAAGAAGCCTGTTGCTG GGAAGCCTGTTGGGCGAGGCCGTGGACGTGGTGGTGCTCGTGGAGGCAGAGGTCGTTAA
- the LOC103859232 gene encoding heavy metal-associated isoprenylated plant protein 16 yields the protein MKQKILIRISMTDDKTRAKAMKTAVQFQGVLGAEIKGDHRNQIEVTGVEVDMICLTNTLRKKVAFAELVSVNKVEPPKKPEEKKPEPCYQPWHYVYGVPSSYPHPCDPYGYNGKGYTEEPVYNHEPNCRIM from the exons ATGAAG CAAAAGATCCTGATAAGAATCTCTATGACTGATGATAAAACACGAGCAAAAGCAATGAAAACTGCGGTTCAATTTCAAG GCGTGTTAGGTGCGGAAATAAAGGGAGACCACAGGAACCAGATTGAGGTGACCGGTGTTGAAGTCGACATGATCTGTCTAACCAACACACTGAGGAAGAAAGTAGCCTTTGCAGAGCTTGTAAGCGTAAACAAAGTCGAACCACCAAAGAAACCCGAGGAGAAAAAGCCAGAGCCATGTTATCAACCATGGCACTATGTATATGGTGTGCCATCTTCCTATCCACACCCGTGTGATCCCTACGGGTACAACGGAAAGGGCTACACCGAGGAACCCGTCTACAATCACGAACCCAATTGCAGGATCATGTGA